A part of Chroicocephalus ridibundus chromosome 5, bChrRid1.1, whole genome shotgun sequence genomic DNA contains:
- the NPY5R gene encoding neuropeptide Y receptor type 5 isoform X1, with protein sequence MPSKLCSSQRGELESAQDCKMDLGFKDRNNRTPTKNTSATTKNFSAWEDYKSSVDDIQYFLIGLYTLISLAGFVGNLLILMALLKRKQKTIINILISNLAFSDILVVLFCSPFTLTSVLLDQWMFGTIMCHVMPFLQCASVLVSTLMLISIAAVRYRMIKYPLSSNLTAKQGYFLIVTVWALGFAICSPLPVFHRIVDLSKILNLEALENRLLCIESWPSDSYRIAFTIALLFMQYILPLACLTASHTSVCRSIGSRLSNKESKFEEKEMINLTLHPSKSTGMQVQPSGRSRWSCAFGRKHHRRYSKKTSSVVPAISRHHQGTHSRGLPETSGTEKSQLSSSSKFIPGIPICFEMKPEENTEIQDMITVSQSVIRIKTRSRRVFCRLTLLILVFGFSWMPLHLFHIVTDFNATLISNRHFKLVYCICHLLGMMSCCLNPILYGFLNNSIKADLMSLIPCCQIP encoded by the coding sequence GACTGTAAAATGGATTTAGGATTCAAAGACCGTAACAACAGGACACCTACCAAGAACACCTCGGCTACTACAAAGAATTTTTCTGCCTGGGAAGATTATAAGAGTAGCGTTGATGACATACAGTACTTTCTTATTGGGCTGTACACACTGATCAGTCTGGCCGGCTTTGTGGGAAATCTGCTTATACTAATGGCTCTCCTAAAGCGCAAGCAGAAGACAATAATAAACATTCTTATCAGCAACCTGGCCTTTTCTGACATCTTAGTTGTGCTGTTTTGTTCACCTTTCACACTGACATCCGTCCTGCTTGACCAATGGATGTTTGGCACTATCATGTGTCATGTAATGCCCTTCCTCCAGTGCGCATCAGTTCTAGTTTCAACTTTGATGTTAATATCTATTGCTGCAGTCAGGTACCGTATGATCAAATATCCCCTTTCTAGCAATTTAACAGCCAAACAAGGCTATTTCTTAATAGTGACCGTTTGGGCCCTTGGCTTTGCCATTTGCTCCCCTCTGCCAGTTTTCCACAGAATTGTGGACCTCAGCAAAATTCTGAATTTAGAGGCACTGGAGAACAGGCTCCTGTGTATTGAGTCGTGGCCTTCTGATTCCTACAGAATCGCCTTTACAATAGCCTTATTGTTCATGCAGTATATATTGCCGCTGGCCTGCTTAACCGCTAGTCACACCAGCGTCTGCAGGAGCATAGGTTCCAGACTGTCAAACAAGGAAAGCAAGTTTGAAGAAAAGGAGATGATAAACCTAACGCTTCATCCTTCTAAGAGTACTGGCATGCAGGTGCAGCCCTCCGGCCGTTCCAGGTGGAGCTGCGCCTTCGGCAGAAAGCACCACAGAAGATACAGTAAAAAGACTTCAAGTGTGGTGCCAGCTATTTCAAGGCATCATCAGGGTACTCATTCCAGAGGCCTCCCAGAAACCTCTGGCACAGAAAAAAGCCAGCTCTCTTCCTCCAGTAAATTCATCCCTGGGATACCTATCTGTTTTGAgatgaaaccagaagaaaatacagagatcCAGGACATGATTACGGTATCCCAATCCGTCATCAGAATTAAGACAAGATCTAGGAGAGTTTTTTGCAGACTGACATTGCTAATCCTAGTTTTTGGTTTCAGTTGGATGCCTCTTCACCTTTTCCACATTGTGACAGATTTTAATGCCACTCTCATTTCTAACAGACATTTCAAATTAGTCTATTGCATATGCCATTTACTAGGTATGATGTCCTGCTGCTTGAATCCCATCCTCTACGGGTTCCTTAACAACAGCATAAAAGCCGATTTAATGTCCCTTATTCCATGCTGCCAAATACCGTGA
- the NPY5R gene encoding neuropeptide Y receptor type 5 isoform X2: MDLGFKDRNNRTPTKNTSATTKNFSAWEDYKSSVDDIQYFLIGLYTLISLAGFVGNLLILMALLKRKQKTIINILISNLAFSDILVVLFCSPFTLTSVLLDQWMFGTIMCHVMPFLQCASVLVSTLMLISIAAVRYRMIKYPLSSNLTAKQGYFLIVTVWALGFAICSPLPVFHRIVDLSKILNLEALENRLLCIESWPSDSYRIAFTIALLFMQYILPLACLTASHTSVCRSIGSRLSNKESKFEEKEMINLTLHPSKSTGMQVQPSGRSRWSCAFGRKHHRRYSKKTSSVVPAISRHHQGTHSRGLPETSGTEKSQLSSSSKFIPGIPICFEMKPEENTEIQDMITVSQSVIRIKTRSRRVFCRLTLLILVFGFSWMPLHLFHIVTDFNATLISNRHFKLVYCICHLLGMMSCCLNPILYGFLNNSIKADLMSLIPCCQIP, from the coding sequence ATGGATTTAGGATTCAAAGACCGTAACAACAGGACACCTACCAAGAACACCTCGGCTACTACAAAGAATTTTTCTGCCTGGGAAGATTATAAGAGTAGCGTTGATGACATACAGTACTTTCTTATTGGGCTGTACACACTGATCAGTCTGGCCGGCTTTGTGGGAAATCTGCTTATACTAATGGCTCTCCTAAAGCGCAAGCAGAAGACAATAATAAACATTCTTATCAGCAACCTGGCCTTTTCTGACATCTTAGTTGTGCTGTTTTGTTCACCTTTCACACTGACATCCGTCCTGCTTGACCAATGGATGTTTGGCACTATCATGTGTCATGTAATGCCCTTCCTCCAGTGCGCATCAGTTCTAGTTTCAACTTTGATGTTAATATCTATTGCTGCAGTCAGGTACCGTATGATCAAATATCCCCTTTCTAGCAATTTAACAGCCAAACAAGGCTATTTCTTAATAGTGACCGTTTGGGCCCTTGGCTTTGCCATTTGCTCCCCTCTGCCAGTTTTCCACAGAATTGTGGACCTCAGCAAAATTCTGAATTTAGAGGCACTGGAGAACAGGCTCCTGTGTATTGAGTCGTGGCCTTCTGATTCCTACAGAATCGCCTTTACAATAGCCTTATTGTTCATGCAGTATATATTGCCGCTGGCCTGCTTAACCGCTAGTCACACCAGCGTCTGCAGGAGCATAGGTTCCAGACTGTCAAACAAGGAAAGCAAGTTTGAAGAAAAGGAGATGATAAACCTAACGCTTCATCCTTCTAAGAGTACTGGCATGCAGGTGCAGCCCTCCGGCCGTTCCAGGTGGAGCTGCGCCTTCGGCAGAAAGCACCACAGAAGATACAGTAAAAAGACTTCAAGTGTGGTGCCAGCTATTTCAAGGCATCATCAGGGTACTCATTCCAGAGGCCTCCCAGAAACCTCTGGCACAGAAAAAAGCCAGCTCTCTTCCTCCAGTAAATTCATCCCTGGGATACCTATCTGTTTTGAgatgaaaccagaagaaaatacagagatcCAGGACATGATTACGGTATCCCAATCCGTCATCAGAATTAAGACAAGATCTAGGAGAGTTTTTTGCAGACTGACATTGCTAATCCTAGTTTTTGGTTTCAGTTGGATGCCTCTTCACCTTTTCCACATTGTGACAGATTTTAATGCCACTCTCATTTCTAACAGACATTTCAAATTAGTCTATTGCATATGCCATTTACTAGGTATGATGTCCTGCTGCTTGAATCCCATCCTCTACGGGTTCCTTAACAACAGCATAAAAGCCGATTTAATGTCCCTTATTCCATGCTGCCAAATACCGTGA